The sequence ATGGACGCAGTAATTAAACTGCACGATAAAGCCATGGGCAACAGCGAATTGGCCATTAAAAATAAAGTGGTGATTGATAGCCTGGCTAAATTGAGCAACAGCCTAAACTTTATTACAGAACTGAATGCCCTGAGCAAGCAGCTGTCAACTGCCGATGAGGCCATGGAGGACTGGATGCACAAATTCAACCCCGATTTTACCGGTAAATCGCATACCGAAATTATGGATTACCTTGCCAAACAAAAGGCGCAGGTGCAACAGGTTGATTCGATGCTGATCATCGCGAACAAGGCTGCCGAAAAACGCTTACCGAAAACGAAATGAGAAAAATATTGATCCTATTAAGCTGCGTTGCTATCGGCATATCAGCTTGTAAATCTGGCGCTGGTAATAATAACGCTTTGCCAATACTGGGCAACCGCGAAGCCGTAACTAAAACGGTGGATGGCAAAACCGTAACCGATACCGTTTACCAAACCATCCCGGCTTTTAAGTTTGTGAACCAGTATGGCGATAGCATCACCAACAAAAACCTGAACGGGATGATCTATGTGGCCGATTTCTTCTTCACCAGTTGCCCCTCTATTTGCCCGGTAATGCACCGCAACATGCTTAACGTGTATAACGAGTTTAAAAATGTGGCCAATTTTAAGATCCTGTCGCATACCATCGACCCGAAATACGACAGCGTTGCCGTAATGAAAAAGTATGCCGATAAGCTG comes from Mucilaginibacter mali and encodes:
- a CDS encoding SCO family protein produces the protein MRKILILLSCVAIGISACKSGAGNNNALPILGNREAVTKTVDGKTVTDTVYQTIPAFKFVNQYGDSITNKNLNGMIYVADFFFTSCPSICPVMHRNMLNVYNEFKNVANFKILSHTIDPKYDSVAVMKKYADKLDISGQSWWFLQGKKEETYKLAESYLAHAADDAKAPGGHIHDGYFLLIDKQKHIRGAYDGTDAAQVTKLIADIKILQAEPDQSMAQ